TACTGTACAGCCATTGAATGTCACCATGATATCTAACATGAATGAAAGAAGCAACCAACTAGCATCTGTCCTCAGCACCCACTACTAACAAAGCAGAAGTGTCTCCCACAGCTGTGAAAGAGGGCTTCTGTCTACACTGGCTTAGACATATGCAGGGTAGCCAAGCAGGCATTTCAAGACTGAAATGTTTGTTAAAGATCCAATGtagtatataaaccctggatttcCGATGCTATGTActggccattgagaggctttgaagccaccggtcaGCCATATTGGCTCTCCCCAGTAGGaacagtcctccataggaatggaGTGCTATAAATCATTGGAAAGATCTCATCTAGACATCATGTTCATTTCCCTTAACCATAAAAATACAAATGACAAAACATCCAATACCGGACTCTGAATGTGTACATTAGCAGCCTGTAAAGCTTTTTTTCCCCCTTCATATCCTGAAAATTAAATAACGTTGTGGGATGAAATACGAGGTGTACATATAGAGAAAGACCAAAAACACATTATAGCAAAATACATCTTTATTATTGTGTTAATCCTTCACTATAGAAAAAAAATCTATTATAATATTAtttacagtatactgtagtaaATGTGTACATAGCAATGACCATAATACGTATTCGACCCTTTGTTACTCAATGGCTTCTTAAACTATGTATCTATTCAGTATGAATGTGTctgaaaaaaaaatacaaataataatcaTAGCGTAGCAGCATATAGACCCTTCAGAACACTGAATAATGACTGTTAGCAAAAATAACATGTGTGCTACTGATGACAGCATATCAATGGAAATAGACAGGCATACGGTTCTTCAGATTGATGCTCAAAAGAGTTGTTGCAGACATGCAATCCTTAAAAATGGCATGTGACACGTTAACTTAAAATCGACCTTTGAATGCCCTTATCATTGATCACTCCATTGCTTTGAAGTGATTTAGAGCTAAATAATAATGCATGTGTCTGCCATGCACTACACAGAGAGGTGAGGACACCAGGTTATCGATGAAGCCAAAACAAGACAAAATAAACTTGTATTGACTTGCAAAAAAACAGATGTGCCAAGTCTGTCTTGATTGCTGCTGGTCAGAACACTTCCACACGTTtcaaataatacaaatatatatcTAGCTTAAATCTCCCTTTTATATACTCTGTACAGCTTCAGGATCAGCTCTTTAACATGAGAATCAGAACTGTGGTTAATACTGGCCTGAATAACAACTCAGTTCCAGTTGAATGTTCGGCCCACAAGCTCAAAGAACTTCCTATTGGGTTCATGAAAGAATCGGTAGAGTTTGTGGAGGATGGCGGGAGCCACGTGAGGGTGAGCCCTGCCCTTAGAGTCATGTAAACAACGCTCTCGCCCGTGGTCCCTCAGGCAGTAGAAGCCTTTAGTCTTGTTAAAGTAGAAGTTAGATGCGTTTATCTGTGGTTCTAGATTCAGGAACCTCTCCACTCTCTTCATCTCCGGGAAGGGGTCCCTGATCAGCTTATCCCCGTCCACAACATGGATGCTCTTTAGGGGGAAGTAACGCAGCCAGTTCTGAAGGTGCAGGTGATACAGGCTACGGTTGAGAGCTTTGTATCCTAGGTTGATCTCCCCGTCCTTCACAAGCAACGACTCAATGGGCTGGTAGCGCTTGTGCTTCTGCAGACGGTTGTAGAAGACTTGGGTGTAGTCCGACAGAACCCGCTCGGTTGGGTCCCGGAGAATGAGCAGCAGCTTGATGCCTGGGTTCATGTCGTGGATGCGTTCAGGCACCTTGCTGGAGGTGAAGTAGGCAGGGGTTTTCTCCACAGTCAGCTGGTCAGGGAGGGCAAAGGGCATCTGGCTGAGATACCAGGGTATGCCCTTCTGGAAGTGACTCTCCCAGTCAAAAAAATGCACCTCGTTCTCGGCCGCCGCTACCGCGCTGTGCAGGCTGAGCATCTCGATGAGCGCCCGTGTGCCGCCCTTCCTCACgccgatgatgatgatgtgaggcAACTGCTTGAAGGTTCCGTTGGGGTGGCTGGTGGTCCCGGTGTCATTGAGTGCCAGTGGGGAAGAGGCGGTGGGGGACGGAGGGGGTCCCCGGTCACCCCTCTCCGCGGGCCTGGAGGGGATAGGGGGGGGCTGCATCGCGAAGAGAAGCAGCCCGAAGAAAAAGGCCGCCATGAGGGAGGTCCTCAATCTGGTAGATTTCAGCCTGGCTAAAGGAGCACAACGGTATCCAACATTGAAAGAGCAGCTGACTGAGGACGACGGTCCACTTGAGAAAGAACAATGGTGCCTCCTCTCTGTCGATCACAGCAACACTGCTAGGACAAAAGAACAGAGGCATCATTAGATGACACTTGACACTGCAGCTgataagtaaataaatacatacatttcCCCTAGGCTTAATATATACAAATACATTATATTGCCAAATGCCAGAAATAAATACATGGATGTTTACATTAGCTCAAATGAATCTATTAGGCTTCATGCAAGTGTACATTCTAGTGTGCAGAGAGCTTTACAGTTGAATAGTTGTCATGTGTAGACTACATAACTCATCTGTCACTCTCATCACAGTGTACACATCTTTCCAGAGtgttaataaataaaaaacgaTTGTATTGCATGATTAAATCATTCTGTAAAATTACCAATGTAGTGTAATAAGCATGATAGTTAATTGCAATATTACTCTGATTTGTTCAACAGAAATCAATAGGTTTATCCCAATCTCTGTTTAACCCTATGGCATTGCACCACTGTCTCTACAGATGCAAATCACCATTCAGACTCTCAAGACATCAATAAGGGGGAATTGAACCTGAGATTGTGACATATCATCGGGTACTTCAGATTGAAAACGGGGTGTCAATAGAATACTTCATTTTATAGTTGTTGAAAGGACGTGTCTGTAAAAATAAGAATTAAAGTGCAATAGCCTGCAGATGAAAATAAACGGAGTAAAAAATATTGTAAAGTAGGCAATAATAAACTATAACTTAGACTCTATATACGACAGCCAGGGTGCATATTTCAAACATTTACTGTCGGATCTGAAATGTTTGTAGACGTTTTTTTTTTAGCCAACATTCAAATCCCTACGAAACAAACGTGTGCATGCATTCCTCATCCGAGTTTTAGCAATCAGTTCTACCATTAGAATGCAATTGAAATCTTACCTTTGTATTTGTCGAACTAAAGTTCATTGAGCATTCCTTTTCACTGTTCTTAGTGAGGGAGAGTCCTTGAAAATGAAGTCAGGGATCTACCAGTTTGAAAATCTATTCCAGATACATTAGAACGTGAAAATATTGCTGCAGCTTAAATGGTCGTTAACCAACTTTGTTTGCACGTCCCTCTTCTGCGAGTGTTGCGGGCTTGTGTGGTTCCTCGTATTCCGAGTTATGGCTGGATAACGTAGGCTCACGCACCCACATTACGCAATGGagaccactccccctctctgactCAGTCTTCCGGCAATTTTATGGTAAATTACAGATAGCGTTTATGGATGTGATGATGAGTAAGTAGCCATCATATCTTTCTGATGACTTTCTGACATATATTTCAGGTGATGGTAGGGCAGCAAAGTCATGAAGTTTGATTTCTTGTCAAAATGCGACCGTGTGCTACAGGTACAGGTGAACAACACTTCAAACTGGAAAAACATAGTATTAGTTTATCAACTAGAGTACACTTTGAGAAATTATGAATCAGATAAATCCAGCATTGAAACATTTCCCATGTTTAAATATGTCACATTGTCACACAAGCCTATAAAACAACTTGACTTATGTcaataataaataaaacatgcaAGATGGCTTAGCAGTCAGACATCTTTTGTCCTTCTTTTTGTCGTgacccatgtatatacctttttatatatttttatttgcatatctttttatatttttttctaaatctcaacttcaaaacactctcctgcaacctgcctcacccaatgtggtgcggacctgttttaaagtatttttattaACCTCGAATCAAGGATCCCccaccagaagctagccagctcactagctactagctagtagtcagctaaccactgctagaggtcatcagctaaccattagctcggaaagctctctcCAGTTTGTACAATGCGACACAAACCAGAgtataccggacctattttctctccatatccccggattcctaccgcaagctctagacattttcacctggatcatcgcagcaagcaccaattagcctggagctagcccatgctagGCCCTCTCTCCCGGCTAGCTAAAGAGGCACAGCAGCTACTCCTGGACTACAATACCTGGACCCCTTCTATTTCCATTACGGGGCACGGAACCCCACCGATTCCTCATGACTGGACTACGACGTAATCTGCTCGAGGGGGTACTCAACTGGTCCCTACATCGCGACATCCCCTGAATGTCCACCCGCTAGCCGCGGCCCGCTAGCTGCTAGCCGTGGCCCGCTAGCTGTttagagcatattggactgttagctgtATAGATCCagccactatacctattttgccaattggacttggACCCTTCTGCTACTCGGAACCATactaatccatcacgactggtctatcgacttCACCGCACACGGAGCCTAAAACAGACTTTCCTCCGTCGAGACATCCCTTTAAGGCctttctgctagcttgctagccccggtctgctagcttgctagccccggcctgctagctgtctccagccagcccaaccactcactccttctcctcaggtcagtctgttatatctggagtatttctcctgtcttatccggtgtcctgtgtgaatttaagtatgctctctataatgctctctttctctctctcagaggacctaggagccctaggaccatgcctcaggactacctggcatgatgactccttgttgtccctagtccacctggccgtgctgctgctccagtttcaactgttcagtcTGCAGCTATGGAACGCTGACCTGTTCACTGGGATTactattatcaaatcaaatcaaatcaaatcaaattttatttgtcacatacacatggttagcagatgttaatgcgagtgtagcgaaatgcttgtgcttctagttccgacaatgcagtgataaccaacaagtaatctaactaacaattccaaaactactgtcttatacacagtgtaaggggataaggaacatgtacataaggatatatgaatgagtgatggtacagagcagcatacagtagatggtatcgagtacagtatatacatatgagatgagtatgtagacaaagtaaacaaagtggcatagttaaagtggctagtgatacatgtgttacataaggatggagtcgatgttgtagagtacagtatatacatatgtatatgagatgaataatgtagggtaagtaacattatataaggtagcattgtttaaagtggctagtgatatatttacatcatttcccatcaattcccattattaaaatggctggagttgggtcagtgtcaatgacagtgtgttggcagcagccactcaatgttagtggtggctgtttaacagtctgatggccttgagatagaagctgtttttcagtctctcggtcccagctttgatgcacctgtactgacctcgccttctggatgatagcggggtgaacaggcagtggttcgggtggttgatgtccttgatgatctttatggccttcctgtaacaacgggtggtgtaggtgtcctggagggcaggtagtttgcccccggtgatgcgttgtgcgttattatttgaccatgctggtaatttatgaacatttgaacatcttggccatgttctgttataatctccacccggcacagccagaagaggactggccaccgctcatagcttggttcctctctaggtttcttcctaggttttggtctttctagggagttttcctagccacagtgcttctacacctgcattgcttgctgtatggggttttaggatgggtttctgtacagcactttgatatatcagctgatgtaagaagggctatataaataaatttgatttgaaatatgatacaactctccttccgtggcctccaactgctcttaaatgcaagtaaaactaaatacacgctcttcaaccgatcgctgcccgcacctgcccgcccatccagcatcactactctggatggttctgactagaatagaatatgtggacaactacaaatacataggtgtctggttagactgtaaactctccgttcagactcatattaaacatctccaatccaaaattaaatctagaattggcttcctatatcgcaacaaagcatccttcactcatgctgccaaacataccctccaaaaactgaccatcctaccgatcctcgacttcagggatgtcatttacaaaatagcctccaacactctactcaacaaattgatgcagtctatcacagtgccatccgttttgtcaccgaagccccatatactacccaccactgcaaactgctggccctcgcttcatattcatcgccaaacccactggctccaggtcatctacaagtctcctctaggtaaagccctgccttatctcagctcactggtcaccatagcagcacccacccgtagcatgcgctccagcaggtatatttcacaggtcacccctaaagccaattcttcctcttgctgcctctccttccagttctctgctgccaatgacttgaacaaactgcaaaaaaatcactaaagctggagtctcttacctccctcactagctttaagcaccagctgtcagagcagctcacagatcactgcacctacatttacattacatttaagtcatttagcagacgctcttatccagagcgacttacaaattggtgcattcaccttatgacatccagtggaacagtcactttacgatagtgcatctaaatcttaaagggggggggaaatacttatcctatcctaggtattccttaaagaggtggggtttcaggtgtctccggaaggtggtgattgactccgctgtcctggcgtcgtgagggagtttgttccaccattggggggccagagcagcgaacagttttgactgggctgagcgggagttgtacttcctcagtggtagggaggcgagcaggccagaggtggatgaacgcagtgcccttgtttgggtgtagggcctgatcagagcctggaggtactgaggtgccgttcccctcacagctccgtaggcaagcaccatggtcttgtagcggatgcgagcttcaactggaagccagtggagagaacggaggagcggcgtgacgtgagagaacttgggaaggttgaacaccagacgggctgcggcgttctggatgagttgaagggggtttaatggcacaggcagggagcccagccaacagcgagttgcagtaatccagacgggagatgacaagtgcctggattaggacctgcgccgcttcctgtgtgaggcagggtcgtactctgcggatgttgtagagcatgaacctacaggaacgggccaccgccttgatgttggttgagaacgacagggtgttgtccaggatcacaccaaggttcttagcgctctgggaggaggacacaatggagttgtcaaccgtgatggcgagatcatggaacgggcagtccttccccgggaggaagagcagctctgtcttgccgaggttcagcttgaggtggtgatccgtcatccacactgatatgtctgccagacatgcagagatgcgattcgccacctggtcatcagaagggggaaaggagaagattagttgtgtgtcgtctgcatagcaatgataggagagaccatgtgaggttatgacagagccaagtgacttggtgtatagcgagaataggagagggcctagaacagagccctgggggacaccagtggtgagagcgcgtggtgaggagacagattctcgccacgccacctggtaggagcgacctgtcaggtaggacgcaatccaagcgtgggccgcgccggagatgcccaactcggagagggtggagaggaggatctgatggttcacagtatcgaaggcagcagatagatctagaaggatgagagcagaggagagagagttagctttagcagtgcagagcgcctccgtgatacagaggagagcagtctcagttgaatgactagtcttgaaacctgactgatttggatcaagaaggtcattcagagagagatagcgggagagctggccaaggacggcacgttcaagagttttggagagaaaagaaagaagggatactggtctgtaattgttgacatcggagggatcgagtgtaggttttttcagaaggggtgcaactctcgctctcttgaagacggaagggacgtagccagcggtcagtgatgagttgatgagcgaggtgaggtaagggagaaggtctccggaaatggtctggagaagagaggaggggatagggtcaagcgggcaggttgttgggcggccggccgtcacaagacgcgagatttcatctggagagagaggggagaaagaggtcagagcacagggtagggcagtgtgagcagaaccagcggtgtcgtttgacttagcaaacgaggatcggatgtcgtcgaccttcttttcaaaatggttgacgaagtcgtctgcagagagggaggaggagggggggaggaggattcaggagggaggagaaggtggcaaagagcttcctagggttagaggcagatgcttggaatttagcgtggtagaaagtggctttagcagcagagacagaggaggaaaatgtagagaggagggagtgaaaggatgccaggtccgcagggaggcgagttttcctccatttccgctcggctgcccggagccctgttctgtgagctcgcaatgagtcatcgagccacggagcgggagggaggaccgagccggcctggaggataggggacatagagagtcaaaggatgcagagagggaggagaggagagttgaggaggcagaatcaggagataggttggagaaggtttgagcggagggaagagatgataggatggaagaggagagagtagcgggggagagagagcgaaggttgggacggcgcgataccatccagtaggggcagtgtgggaggtgttggatgagagcgagagcgaaaaggatacaaggtagtggtcggagacttggaggggagttgcagtgaggttagtggaagaacagcatctagtaaagatgaggtcgagcgtattgcctgccttgtgagtagggggaaggtgagagggtgaggtcaaagaggagaggagtggaaagaaggaggcagagaggaatgagtcaaaggtagatgtggggaggttaaagtcgcccagaactgtgagaggtgagccgtcctcaggaaaggagcttatcaaggcatcaagctcattgatgaactctccgagggaacctggagggcgataaatgataaggatgttaagcttgaaagggctggtaactgtgacagcatggaattcaaaggaggcgatagacagatgggtaaggggagaaagagagaatgaccacttgggagagatgaggatcccggtgccaccaccccgctgaccagaagctctcggggtgtgcgataacacatgggcggacgaagagagagcagtaggagtagcagtgttgtctgtggtgatccatgtttccgttagtgccaagatgtcgagggactggagggaggcataggctgagatgaactctgccttgttgaccgcagatcggcaattccagaggctaccggagacctggaactccacgtgggtcgtgcgcgctgggaccaccagattagggtggccgcggccacgcggtgtggagcgtttgtatggtctgtgcagagaggagagaacagggataaacagacacatagttaacaggctacagaagaggctacgctaatgcaaaggagattggaatgacaagtgggctacacgtctcgaatgttcagaaagttaagctacgtagcaagaatcttattgactaaaattattaaaatgatacagtactgctgaagtaggccatctgtaaatagcccatccaatctaccttaTCCCCATACTGCATTTATTTATCTtgatcctttgcac
This DNA window, taken from Oncorhynchus gorbuscha isolate QuinsamMale2020 ecotype Even-year linkage group LG13, OgorEven_v1.0, whole genome shotgun sequence, encodes the following:
- the hs3st1 gene encoding heparan sulfate glucosamine 3-O-sulfotransferase 1, giving the protein MAAFFFGLLLFAMQPPPIPSRPAERGDRGPPPSPTASSPLALNDTGTTSHPNGTFKQLPHIIIIGVRKGGTRALIEMLSLHSAVAAAENEVHFFDWESHFQKGIPWYLSQMPFALPDQLTVEKTPAYFTSSKVPERIHDMNPGIKLLLILRDPTERVLSDYTQVFYNRLQKHKRYQPIESLLVKDGEINLGYKALNRSLYHLHLQNWLRYFPLKSIHVVDGDKLIRDPFPEMKRVERFLNLEPQINASNFYFNKTKGFYCLRDHGRERCLHDSKGRAHPHVAPAILHKLYRFFHEPNRKFFELVGRTFNWN